Genomic window (Gemmatimonadetes bacterium SCN 70-22):
AGTTGCGCCAACTTCGGGCGGAGTTCGTTAGGTCATGGCTGTTCCTGCCACGCAGATTCGCAAGGGCATGGTGATCGTCTTCGAGGGCGATCCCTGCCGTGTGATCGATTTCCGCCATCACACGCCGGGTAACCTGCGGGCGATGGTGCAGACGAAGATGAAGAACCTTCGCACGGGCTCGAACTTCGAGCATCGCTTCCGTGCGGACGATTCGATCGACAAGGCCTCGATGGAGACCCACGAGCTGGAGTTCCTCTATCAGGGCGGCGACACGTTCCACTTCATGAATCTGGAGAACTACGACCAGATCGAGCTGGACACCGAGGCGCTGGGCGACAAC
Coding sequences:
- a CDS encoding elongation factor P, whose translation is MAVPATQIRKGMVIVFEGDPCRVIDFRHHTPGNLRAMVQTKMKNLRTGSNFEHRFRADDSIDKASMETHELEFLYQGGDTFHFMNLENYDQIELDTEALGDNAPWMVPNMKIIAEYYDGRPIGIELPQYLTFEIVETSPVMKTATKTASYKPAKLENGVTINVPEFIGTGERVRVNPSTGEYLDRAKD